A segment of the Desulfurellaceae bacterium genome:
CAACGGGAACTCGCCACCCGTCTTGCTCAACACTTACGCACCCGCCCCCAAGACCTCGTTGATGCACGCCGCCTGATGCGCGACTATCAGGTTTCGGCGCAAACTTTTCAAAACGCCCTGACCCAGATCGAACACACACCTGCGACCGACGACTGAGCCTGCGCCGGTCGGGCTGGAGGCCGCCGCGACTTGCTTCGTTCAGTGTGCCCGTGCGTCCACAGACTGCCGGTCGACTCTTCTCGCTGAGCGGAAAGTCGGGTATACGTCGCGCATGCTCGCCTCGTCCCCAGCCGTCAGTCTCCATCATCGAAGCTACGCCATCCCGCGCCGACCGGTCGTCGTGGTGTGCGTGGACGGCTGCGANNNNNNNNNNNNNNNNNNNNNNNNNNNNNNNNNNNNNNNNNNNNNNNNNNNNNNNNNNNNNNNNNNNNNNNNNNNNNNNNNNNNNNNNNNNNNNNNNNNNNNNNNNNNNNNNNNNNNNNNNNNNNNNNNNNNNNNNNNNNNNNNNNNNNNNNNNNNNNNNNNNNNNNNNNNNNNNNNNNNNNNNNNNNNNNNNNNNNNNNNNNNNNNNNNNNNNNNNNNNNNNNNNNNNNNNNNNNNNNNNNNTCCCACGCCGGCTGCAAGGTGGCGATCATCACCGCCAAAGACAAACTCCGCCGCATGCTCGGACACCGGCTCAGAAACGGCGTGTGCTTCTCCGCCGAACGGGCGGCCGGATGTACGCTGGAGGACAACGGCATCAGCCATGTCCCCGACCTCGTCGGACGGCCACAGCCCGCGGTCTACTCGGCCGACGTATCCTTGTTTGTTCTCGACGCCGGCCTGCGGCTGCTCGAACGCGAACGGCCGGATTTCCTGTATCTGTCCCTGAGCGATTATGTGCAGCATAAACACGCCCCGGGCCAGGCGCAGGCCAACGCCTTTTATCACAGCCTGGATGCGCGTCTGGGCGAGTTTGTCGAGAGAGGCGCCCTGCTCGCGCTGACCGCCGATCATGGCATGAACTTCAAGCCGCGGGTGATCTTTCTGCAGGAAGTCCTGGACAACCATTTCGGGCCGGCCACAAGCCGTGTCATCTGCCCCATCACCGACCCATATGTCGTCCACCACGGCGCCCTGGGATCATTCGTCCGCGTCTACTGTCCGGCGCTGGCGCCCCGCTCGGTCGCGGACCTGATACAGAGCCTGGACGGTATTGCTGCTGTGTATGAACGTGAACAGGCGTGTGTACGCTTCGGCCTGCCGCCCGACCGCGAGGGTGATCTGGTTGTGATTGGTGACCGAGACACGGCTCTCGGTACCAGTCCGGCGGAGCACGATCTGTCACAACTCGGCAAGGTCCCGCTTCGCTCGCATGGCGGACTCAGCGAGCAACGGGTGCCGTTCATCGTGTCCGAACCGGTGGCCGACATCTACGCCGCTCGGACCCATATACGGAATTTTGATATTCTGGATTACACGCTGAACGGCACCCGGCAGTAGAGGCAACGCACACGTCCCCCTCACACCAAACCCCACACCAGGGCCAGAATGCCCAGAAAGGAAAAGAAGCCGAAAATATCCGTACAGGCGGTGACAAAGACGTTGGACGCCACCGCCGGGTCAATCCCGCAGCGCTCCAGCACGAACGGCACCATACTGCCCACCAGAGCTGCCACCATCAGGTTGACGACCAGGGCCAAGCCCAGCACCCCACCCAGCAGAGGACTGCCCTCCCACAGATAGGCAACCGTCCCGGCGACACCGCCCAGAATCAGCCCGTTGCCCAGCGCCACGCTCAGCTCTTTGAACAACACCCGCCTGGCGTGGTTCAAGCCGACCTCGCCCAGCGCCAAGCCGCGCACCGTCACGGTCAGGGTCTGTACGCCGGCGTTGCCGCCCTGGGCGGCCACA
Coding sequences within it:
- a CDS encoding alkaline phosphatase family protein, whose amino-acid sequence is SHAGCKVAIITAKDKLRRMLGHRLRNGVCFSAERAAGCTLEDNGISHVPDLVGRPQPAVYSADVSLFVLDAGLRLLERERPDFLYLSLSDYVQHKHAPGQAQANAFYHSLDARLGEFVERGALLALTADHGMNFKPRVIFLQEVLDNHFGPATSRVICPITDPYVVHHGALGSFVRVYCPALAPRSVADLIQSLDGIAAVYEREQACVRFGLPPDREGDLVVIGDRDTALGTSPAEHDLSQLGKVPLRSHGGLSEQRVPFIVSEPVADIYAARTHIRNFDILDYTLNGTRQ